Proteins encoded together in one Schistocerca americana isolate TAMUIC-IGC-003095 chromosome 8, iqSchAmer2.1, whole genome shotgun sequence window:
- the LOC124545571 gene encoding MFS-type transporter clz9-like translates to MDENGCRLALHKSPDVLAKKGVKRLHFVAPEHWENVTIVSCGNAIGQVIPPMILFKGKRRKPERGDYLPPGTAVEMTDKGSMNTATFIKWIHHFAKYKPAKDVILIFDGASSHLDPKICDVAEEHNIRLYCLPTNTTHELQSTDKSVFKPFESYWNDEVQLYWSTHEREENRAINRRVFGKIFSKVWPKAAAPVNVMSGFRATGIYPFDPEAIPDTEFAPSRPSERPDLEEDMTIAPETGKLPETQSVPKASRKKGRQSIDSSSSESEAYSVNDSSSDFSLEDSDAPEV, encoded by the coding sequence ATGGACGAAAATGGATGTCGCCTCGCACTCCACAAGTCTCCTGATGTTTTAGCCAAGAAAGGTGTGAAACGCTTGCACTTTGTTGCCCCAGAACATTGGGAAAATGTTACCATTGTCTCATGTGGGAATGCAATTGGACAGGTTATTCCTCCTATGATACTTTTCAAAGGAAAGCGACGCAAGCCAGAACGGGGAGACTATTTGCCACCTGGGACTGCAGTAGAAATGACAGATAAGGGCTCAATGAATACTGCGACATTCATCAAATGGATACATCATTTTGCCAAATACAAGCCTGCAAAAGATGTTATTTTGATATTTGATGGAGCATCGTCACATTTGGACCCGAAAATTTGCGACGTTGCTGAAGAACACAATATCAGACTTTACTGCTTGCCCACCAACACAACACATGAGCTACAATCCACGGATAAATCAGTATTCAAGCCGTTTGAGTCTTACTGGAATGACGAAGTTCAGCTGTACTGGTCTACacatgaaagggaagaaaacagagcAATTAATAGACGTGTGTTTGGAAAAATCTTCAGCAAGGTGTGGCCAAAAGCAGCAGCCCCAGTAAATGTCATGTCTGGGTTTCGTGCAACAGGGATTTATCCTTTTGACCCAGAAGCTATTCCAGACACTGAATTTGCTCCCTCTCGTCCATCAGAGCGTCCTGACCTAGAGGAGGACATGACAATTGCCCCTGAAACAGGGAAACTGCCAGAGACTCAATCAGTCCCAAAGGCTTCCCGCAAAAAGGGGCGCCAGTCCATTGATTCCAGTTCATCAGAAAGCGAGGCATATTCAGTAAACGATAGTTCAAGTGACTTCAGTCTCGAAGATAGTGACGCACCTGAAGTCTAG